The DNA region TTCTGGATTGTTCTAACTTTAAGGAAAAGCTAAAACTCAATTTGTTGTTAGTCATAAAACAATAGTTTAGCTTGAAGCTTTTTGTTATTCGTATATTTcagcttaatttttttgtaaaaatgtctGCACTCAAAACACGATAGTCATACACTGATTTACCAGTCTTTTATTAATCGCATTTCGTGTGTACGTAGCACGACTACAAAATCGCTCAAAGACCGAATACagctttttatataaaaaaaacacatataggATATAAAGTgtattcaaaaataaaactcCCGTGTGAACAAGGCCTAGTAATTTCTAAAAGCTTTTGCCTGTAAAGTTTAAAGAAGTACTTTTAATCTAGACTCTTCACCACAGGTGTTTTATTTACTAGTGTGATTAAAAAAAGTTCTGCAGCGAagtgaagaattgtcttctcgAAGAAGAAAGAACATCTTTGCAAGTAAATTTACTAACAGAGGTAATAATAACTGTTATGAAACTTGATAGCACATGGAAGCGTTATGATCAATCCAATCCAATTAAATAACCTATTcttttcatgattcaacaagCGCGAAATTAAGTATATTTGAACAAGCAGTAGCTACACAAAAGCGGTAATAGATTCaaacatttaataatttattttgtatCATTAATTTTCTTTGATCCTTATTTTATATGGGACATTAAGCAAACTTTTTGAAAGGGTTGTTTTCGAAGTTTATCCACTAGACCACGTTTTTTTATTCTCAGTTGATTAGAAGATATCGTTGTGGCCTTCGATAAGAATTGTAAATATAGAGATTGCACAGAATTTCAGGACTAAGTAAGTGAGCCATTTCACGTCAGTTCAGGACTTTGTCAAAGGAAGATTGCACAGCATCTTAAGACTTTCTAAATCAGCTGCGCAATTGCTTATCAGACTTGTCATTGCTCGCTCATAAATGCTTTTCTGACACCGCAAAAGAGTTAATCGACAAGATGGGAATATGTCTTTTCTAACACTTAGtttgttgtaaattttatttacagGCGGGAATTTagaccttttttaaataaaatagacTATTAGATCCGTGGTATGAACCGTGGACGCATGactacaaagaaattaaaaacaaaagaaaataaaagttgACTCACGATgactttaaatattaaaactccgtgtaaaaattttgaaaatacagaCATGATACGGCTATTTTAGGGAGAAGTCGGTAGGCTTGGAGATTTACGCAGGTTGGCTTATCCTTTATACATCGCATTTAGTAAAGACAGCTATACAAAAACATGGTACTAATTTGCGCAGAGACAAACAAATTAAGGGTATTATTAATTCAGAGATTAcgaaagaaaatcaaaatccACTTTTCGGTGGTTTTTAGACGAAATACCTGTTCacaaatgttttgttttctacATTCAGACGTGTACGTAACAAACTGTAATAGTATATAACTGTGAAGTATGATTTATGTAGGTATGCACACCAACGTGAAATACTTTTTGTTGTAACTCAGTTGATTTATAAAATCGGTTGTGAAGGAAATAAGAATAACAGACAAGATGCATGTTATATATTATTAGAGGGCGCATTGAATTCGATTTGAAGGAAAAAAATACCAAATTAAAAGATTCTGTGTTGCAGGACAGCTTATCTACGAACTAACGGAAAACAGACGAAGAAGGCTAGAATAAGGAGATAACGAATGCAACTTTAATTGACTCAAATTTCATTAATTTGTCCTTTTTTTTCTCCCAAAAGGAATATCTGATTTCTTCTTTATACTAAGAGCGGCGCTACTTTAACCGTATTCGGCCCGGAAGGTAGTGCAGCTCCCGCcggtttttctttaataactcCTCTATGATACGATAtggtttcaatatttatctattaaacTTCTGTCTGCCAAATTCTTTGGATCCATACCTCTCAAAGGCTTTGATTTTGgctattactcaaaactaccactaaaaatctctataaaatgCTTATAATCAGGAAAAAAGACCCGTTACGGTTATTCTTAGAACTTAAAGTTCACAGCACAACTTTGTATCATCAAGCAGAATCCTTCTGTATGTTCTAAGCCCGAAATTGGATTGTGATTAAGCCCAAAAATCATGAAAAGCGGATTTTCAagcaatttttgaaaattgtcaTGTGAGCTACATAAAAACTGAAACAAATGTTAAATAACATGTATTTGGCTTTCAGaagctttaaacagaatgtgaaAATTTGCTCCAttactaaagtaattgaattttaagtagAAAGTGAGATTTCGATCAAATTTCAATATTTCGATGACGTGACCGAAAAAGTGCTGGCATAAGCGAAAATTTATTGACGTACAATAAGAAGGGCCAAGTTTAATTCAATTTGGATAAGCCTATGAAATTTTTGttaagggggggggggattcTCTTCCACCGTCATAATGTGATCGAGAAACATAGAAGTACATAGAAATAGATAGATGTAAATTGGGAAATAGCGTAAAAAGAGCTGCCTTGTATATTCGAATACGTACCAGGTTTGAGTAGGAAATCTTTACTCAAAGTTTCGAAatagataaaaacaatttaaatttttgcgATCTGTACGCATAGGCTAAGTTCAAGCTAACATGAAAATTTTATTCGGCTAGTAACTTCATGTCTGCCTTGGTTAAAACGTCTGTATAATCTTCACGTTTTTTTTTACTCCAAAACTAACTACCTGaaagagaattaaattttatacttaGCTGCTTCTTAATATATATCTTTGCGGGTAAAGAAATACTAAAGAGATATAAAGAAacatttgaattttattttttcttatactTTTAGAAGACTAGCTCAAAATATCTTTTAAAGTTATTGTTGATTCAGATCAAATGTTCCGTGTTTTGGAATGGAATCGCATAGAATGTTTCCACAAGAGAAAGAGATGGGAATCTTTTAAACAGAAATAATAGGAGAACAAATGTCTGttataaacattctttttaacatttGACTCGTGTTTACATgcgaaaaacaaagaaaagaaaaacaaaaccgaaaagaagaggaaaataatgacgtcattttattttcacttttaGCGACTCTGTTTGCGGGTTATAGAGAAGCTGATAGAATTAGggacaaaattttaatttcttttggaaagtttcacatttttcttgaaattaagCATTTCATGCCAACTAAGCGTTTAGTTCTTGAGGCTTCTTTTACTGTTCTGAAACtcattgttttaaaagtttttttgcaccAGAATTTCTAATAAATTCCGGCGATGTGCTTTATTACATTGTTAATGTTTTACTATTTTATGTTGAATTTGCAATCCTAGATTTGGAAGATTCTTGACGAATTCCACTAGCCGAATTGCCTTACACAAATATATCTCGCATTGCTATTCCGTGCATCCTTGCCGCCTCTTTACACAAAGTAACGAAATTTCCTTGgacggttttttttataattgcaGGTGCGATTATAATGAAGTTATCGGTTATAAAAGACCCGTATTTTTAAATTGACTCACGGATAGACATTTTAGGCTATCATGATAGAGATATTTTATATAGCCGCAAATATTTCTTTAAGAATGTTAAATATATAGTAAGGGGAAAAGTCAACAGATCAATTTAGAATCAAAATATTGCTCACGATTTCAATTTTCTAAGAACCTTATCAACAAGCAACCAACTGGCACATGAGCGGAAAGGCTCTTGTCTTGACAGAATATAACCCTTTGCACACCCAGTGGAATGCGAGATTGAAATTATTGTACAATTTACTGCCGAAACCATCGAAATGTTAATAAGTTTTAAACTCTTTGTATTCCGAAGTTCTTTTAAGTTCTGTTCTTTCATAAAAATGTAGTTTTACGGAATGCGTTTTTTAACGGGAgaagcaaaaatataaaaagtaccTCTTTATTTTAGTTCTTAAAGCTTTTAGCATATTTATAGCAGAAAAATCATTTGTCAGGGAAAGAGTAgtcaagaaaatatttatttttaagtacTTTCTTCGGAAGTAAATATTGCCgaagattttttttccgataagtTGAAGATTGCTATTTAACTATTGTTAACTATTTTTAAGGCAAATGACTAGTTTGTTGTAACAAAAACATGTATTCCTTtcaccaaaataaaaaataggacATGCCAGATTCTTTACAATATTTTCTTTATCGCACTGTTATAACTTACAAGGGAGGAAGCCATTTTGTATATATGCGTTTCCATTTCCTTTATTTCAGAAAAGAGTTGTAGTAAATGTGACTCATATAGAGTGattctttatttataaaaaaacgagGTTATGTGGAAATTCCAAGATGTGTGATTAAACATAGTTTTATCACACGCACACATGCAAGCATGAACAAGAAGGTATGAGAAGATTCGTCAAATTTGAATGTGGACATAATGATTTTGTGTACACAAATCATAAAACTGAAGTAAATCAAGATGTAGcggagaaaataaaaacaaataagaaaACGTGTGTAGCGTAATGAAATTGATACTTCTATTCTCATTTTGTCGTTTTccctttttacattttttaattaaacattatataaattataaataaactaatgaatataaaaactatataaaatcatacattaaaaaatgtgttattatttactttaacttcttttctttttaacaaaattaaaagcgCTGAGGAATTTACAGATGATAAAGTAGCCCCTTAAAAATATGTCATTGTTTGCAGACGTTTGTAATGTTGGTTTTCTCATCGGAATGGAATAAATGGAGGGCAGTGGATCATTGGATGGAGTTTATAGTGCAGAAGGAAAGCTTATGTGAAGGTTGGggtaataatttgaaaaaaggaTTTGTcctgaaattataatttttaattttctttaaaacttcaaTCATGCATTGCGCTTCACGACTTTGTGAATTCGATGGTCAACCTGAACAACTTCAAGAtcaatttacaaaaaatgaaagtaaaGATAGAGTCAAAAGTAGAGTGAAGCGAATCATTGATGGCAATGGTAGAAAAAGACGCATATATAGTGACATCCACCACGATCCCAAGCAAAGCAATCGCAGATTTCGTGCAAATGATCGCGAAAGAAGGCGAATGAATTCATTAAATGGCGCATTGCAAGCTCTGAAAGGGTGTGTACCGTTATATCATGGAAAGAAGCGTATGACAAAATTGCAAATTTTACAGTTTGCTTGCCACTATATTACCGATTTATCAAATATTCTCTGTTCGTCAACTCCTGTTGAAGAACATAGTCAGCAGTATCAATCTATGGACTTTCTGATGGCTTTAATGAATGAACAATCTCATAGAGACATGATGGGTGAtagtgtaccaacatgtatcaaCGGACTAAACATTACACAGCGAGTAGATTATATCAATTTTCATAATACAAGTAATCAAAGCTGTGATTCAAACGCAATACCGTCGTTTCAACCGGTGAATGAAATGTATCCGGTGTCAAATATTCCTCAGGTGTTGATGGATACTTTCTACTAATGAAATGCATGTGTTACATTCGATTTTTCAGAATGTATTGCTATTTTTTCATCTTTCGTTTTCCttatattttgcttttttaaagaTCCACAATAATTATCCAACATGTCTCTTATGCAATTTAGTACCTTAATAAGATAATTGGTAAGGTACTAAATTGGTAAGATTGGTAAGATGGGTAATTTCTGTTTTGAAAAGTTAAAAGTTCTGAAAAAGTCTGTTGCGATTATATGCATTGTAATAAATTAGctttaaaattgtaaatattgtattcttaagtttaaaagaaaattaatattgAATCGTAGAAGTTTTGATATGATCAACCTTGTTAGTATTCTAACTAGAAAATGTAAGAAATATTTCTCTTCATAAATTTAAAGCACAACAAGTTACTGTTCTGCAGGTTCCTTGCTTCGCCCACTATACACTTAAGCTTATCACAACTGAATTg from Hydractinia symbiolongicarpus strain clone_291-10 chromosome 6, HSymV2.1, whole genome shotgun sequence includes:
- the LOC130647531 gene encoding helix-loop-helix protein ngn-1-like, with product MHCASRLCEFDGQPEQLQDQFTKNESKDRVKSRVKRIIDGNGRKRRIYSDIHHDPKQSNRRFRANDRERRRMNSLNGALQALKGCVPLYHGKKRMTKLQILQFACHYITDLSNILCSSTPVEEHSQQYQSMDFLMALMNEQSHRDMMGDSVPTCINGLNITQRVDYINFHNTSNQSCDSNAIPSFQPVNEMYPVSNIPQVLMDTFY